tcctaaacttctcaaagttcttgatttagtcccgaatcaatcccgatgtatgttttgggcttcgtagacccaaataagggacaacatgcatgtgtttgaaaatttttgaattaaaagaaattttatgaccTAATTTtttcatgtatgtgtatgtttaagtctggtaatgcctcgtaccttgtcccggcgttggacataggtaaggggtgttacaaaataactaaattgtggaataaattgttgattttgagcattatggactaaattgtaaaaaaattaaaattaaggggTCGAATTGGAAAAGAGGAAGCTAAATATAGTTTacagtgaaattagtataaaaatataaaattatatgtgaaggttAAAAACTAGTCTCGGCTTAGGGCCTAAATTAAAGAATAAGCAAAACATagtgtgaaaattgaaatttaatgtgaCTTTGAGTTGtgcaattttaatatattttaattgttttattccgtagctaacgtcgtatcGGAATCCTTgagtaaaaaggggaaagataaaatcGACGCCGAATAGATTGGAATTCACAGTTTATGTTTCTATAATCCAACCTAAGTTATAAATTATTACATTTTGAACTgttgcatatggtaagcatttgaggtgagtacttttgtactttgaaattgaattgaattcatagtCGATTGAAATGGACTAATTTGGtatattatgaatttattgaatatatgaagattgaattgaatatatgtttatatgtgataATGTGCATATATGAGAATTGGACATTGGATATATTTGAAAGTGAAGTTGAACCCTATTAACTATTTCGAGCTAAGtcgaatatagatggcatgccataggataagaaaagttcagggatttcttcgaccttgagtcgatgaggcactgagtgccaatttgcttcggtttaaccgatgagacactgggtgtcaatttatatagcaccgggcgcagttattactttggatttatccAATGAGACGttgggtgccaaactagtgtaTTGGTTGGATCCATATATCCGTCCGAGTCTAAGTCGTGTTAATAaaggaaagtaaaataataattaatgtacttgatattgaaatggaaaagatgagaaatgaaatatggAATGATGAAATGAGATGTGAAACTTGAAATGAATTCAAATATTGATTAAAGAgatgaatcatgccattgcatgagttgatgtattcaaaagttatatgaaatgccattgatatatatatacttgaacATGTGGAATTTAGTGGATGTAATAAAGAATGAGAAAATTTTATTATGGATTTGAAACATAAATGCATGACATTTCTTGTTACATTCTCACATTTTGATTACACATATTAAGTTaaattgttcggattatagaaataccattgagctATACTTAGCGTGCGATTTTGTTTTCTGTGCTCAGGCTAGGTATTGTTTGACTTATCGCTAACTCAGCATCAAATAACAAATCCtgagctcaagtgtggtgatatcttattttgtaatggcatgtacctaggaagtcCTTGGTTGATAGTTGGTTTGTTAATGTGATGTTATTTTAGTTTCTAATGAAATGATGATCATATGTAAATATGGTAGTGAATGAGGCTATGTTGGTATAATAGCTTAGCTCaatattttggtatatgttagtTTAAAGTTTAGTAGCTTAATAGCTAAATGTTAGTCTAATTATGGTGAAATTTGGCATGAAGGAAAGCTTGAATGGTTGATTGCTTTGCTAGTGTGTTTGATGATATAATTTGTGGTACTAACGAGggacattggttaggcacttaaaaTAGGTTGTTTTAGCTCGTTTTAAGCATGCTTAATCGTGTTTTGAGTAGGTTAAATGATTGGTAATTGAGTTTCTTAGTTCCCaagcaagtaggaaatggtaaacttgagttttaaggtacttttaggtgcacacgaccgtgtgtcacacacgggcgtgtaacccaagtcagtgagttacatgagcAAAGATACGGGCTGAGACACGATCATGTGtcttaagtcagtgagttacatgggctaggacacggccgtgtgtcccaactTTGAAAGTCACATGGGCTGGGGCATTCCACACTGCCGTGTGTTCCTTGTTTTAGGAATTTTCAAAAATgaccctaaactttcaaaaatgttccaaattagtccctatttgttTTTAAACTACTTTTAGGGTCCCATAAACTCGAAATAGGGGCTGTAAGAGTAACATTTACGCTGAATTAGAATGgatttacatatataaattaaGTGCATTCTACTAACATCAtcgaagataaataaaataaatagtcgGAGTATGGCCCAATACTCTAATGcaaataattggaatagtcttgtatgTAACCAACTTCTAGCATTCaagaagggataaatagtgataagagtgtagacagtggaagaccaagtttagcattGCATAGCACGATTCGTCATTCAATTTTATAAGATTCTAGTATGAAAGTATTAGATTGTTGTGACCACCCCtatatattataatgttaatgGTTAGTTTACATGCTGATTATGATtgattatttgttttgatttgttagTAATGCCCGTGACCCTAATCCAACGATGGAGaggggttagggttgttacaaacccttagtattttaatttatccattctcaattttaaaaatagattagttgaacttaaaaattgATACCTCCGTTAATCTAAAAAATTGGTATCTTTGATAGTCCAATAATTAGTGAAACcgtttcaatttaaaaaaaaaagaaggcttAATCGGCGAATTAATAGCTAAGCtatgcactttttccccaagtttgtaattaaactttttttaatcaCAAATAGTACTTAAACTGTCCTTACGTTGCCCATTTTACACCAAAATgttatatttgttaaaaaaaattctagtCAATAATAGACAATTACGtgatataaactttaaaaaaaattaattcttttattttcttttacattatttctcgctctttattttttctattttttctttctgcTTTTATAATATTTGGCAATGCCAACAATACTTGAAATTCTCCCTCTTGAGGTTGAGACATTGgtgattaatttttttcaaattttatcgtCTGCTTCTCAATATAACAGGATCAAAAATGTTATTTACATCGATCAAAATCAATGTTTTTAAAACCGGATTGGATTGACTGATCAGATTGACTGGACCAATAATTGGTCGAGGTATTAGTCTGGAGATAGGAGTTGAACCTATTGATCCATGAACAGATACAAACCAGTTGAATCAAGCTAAAAAATCATTGAATCAGTCAGTTCGACCGGTTTTctctatttcaaatatttttatttttattaattttttaataatttatttgattcaactaGTTGAATTGATCAAATCGAAAACTAGTGGTCAGATTAATTCGACCATCCATATAATTCTGAAAACCTTAATCAAAACAATGAAGTAAAAAATGCTCACACTCCCAGAAAAAGCGAAtgagaggaaaaagaaataaaagaaataaagtaaaaagAACTCATACCTAcatacattcataaacacatacatacataaagaaaaataatattttttgtctttcttttgcgacatgataatttttaattaatttttttatagactTAATAATTTAACTAACGGTTGAACTAACAGAGatattaatttgagaaaaaaattagtttatataccacttgtgacaaaaaaatatgtttaaacaccaaaatgaaaaaaatatataatttaagtatcaaattataaattatatattacgAATAAGATACGcaaatttaagatttttataaaATGCTAAACTAATCAAAGAAGTTTTATAAGAAATTcatgataaaaattataataaaataaagatattatAAATCCATAAAATGCTAAAacgaatatttttgttttaaatatatttttaatttcattattaacaAGACTTGGCAATGGCACGGTAAACATGTACTATTGGCCCGCTTAGGCGAACCAAGCACGCATCTGGGTTCTTCTTATGCCCTGCGTCAGGTGATGCCCAGTTAGGCTTCATTGCTTACATACAAGGTCTAATTACCATAAATGGTCGCTTTTTAGTGGTTTAAAGTTAGCTGTACCTATCCAACGGCCACTGCCGCCCTCCTTCAACTTCAAATGTCGCACTTGGTCTGATAACTGAAAGTCCCAAGGTAAGAGTCAACTAATAGCACGGCAGAAGTTAGATCACCAACTCCAAAACTTGAGTGTTGTATAAATGTCTGCTAGTGTTGGGAAATTAAAGGCAGACCAGATCAGCTGGATTTTGAGAGATGAAGCAGTTTAGGGCGTACGTTGTAACTATACTAGTGATTGTGGCAAATTTGATGGTGGTGGGATGGGGTCAGAGTCAGAGGCAGAGGCAGAGCTCCTCCTCATGCCTAAACCAGATTGCTCCCTGCCTGAATTATCTTAATGGAAATGATGCAGATGTGCCAGATAGCTGCTGCGATCCTCTGAAATCTGTGATTAAATCCCAACCAGAATGCTTGTGTGGTATGATAAGCAACAAGGGTAGCAGACAAGCTGAGCAGGTAGGCATAAATGTGACACAAGCTCAAGAGTTGCCTGGACGCTGCGGCCAGCATGTCAATCCACTTGTTTGTCttccaggttttttttttttcacgttttttatcattaatttttttttaaatcagtgGGATGTTTAACTATAGTTTTTCTCTCTTTCAGGTTCACCAAATTCAGCTGAAAATTCTGCCTTCCTCTTGTTCCCATCACATAGCATCATAATATGCATGGCTGTTCAGATATTGTTCTTGGCCAAGATATGAGCGGTGAGTGGGTGCATTTGATTATTGAACGTGAGCAATTActtttttgtatttctttttgaGCCCGCATTTGAATCCAATATAAATATAATTCCTCAGCAATGCTTTCAGATTTTTATAAACATGGTTCAGATTCTTTGGAGATTGGTTTACTATAACTGTGTTTTTGTGGAACATATGACTGAATTTCACTTTCTTATGCTGCTGGTGGCCATGAAATCACGCGCAGTAATAATATTGGAGCTTTTTAAAATTTCTTCCACTGGAAAAAACAGAGCTTATTGTCAACAATTGTAGAATAAAAAAGAAGTCAAAATGTTAAACTAAACATGACGAGTCTCAGGCTTTGTTTAGGGCGGCAGTGCGGtgtggtgcggtgcgtttagcttactttttgtctcacgctatagtatctaatctcaccgccaccgctatttttacactaaccgcaggtaaacgcaccgcccatccaaactcacactTAGTGTCGAGGTCCTAACTTAGAATTGTTTGTCAATTTTCTCTCTCTTTATTTCATCTCTCATCccacaaaaaaaatcaataattaaaaccCTACACACTCATGACTGTCGAGGTATtcccaaaaatatatattttttagtaaataattttttaagaaaaatgattTGGGAAATCATacaagttttctttattttaatgaaaaaaaaatcttattgctttattattaataattaaattaatattatttattctcGATAAGTTAAAATTCaactttcattcaattattagtttatttaaaaaaaaatcaattcaataatACAATGAATAATAAAGTGTATTCTCAACTTTTCAAAACAcagtgtttatatatatataaactagtTTCTAATGTCACATGTATTGCATGTGATGTTATACATCtaatatttaatcaaattattttaatattaagcTTTTAATGGAATAactaatgtaaaataatatttttatttgaattacagaatataattaaaatatattaagttatcaattcaaatattataatagaaaatttttaaattataatttaagcatttttaagcatttttaacatattcaacataTAATATAGTAAAAAAGTAACATCATTCAAAATTATaactaatttatataattaattctaatattaattaagtgataattaagatgcttagaattctatttaagtaataactacattttacatcaataaaattagcacaactttTTTACCTccaaattttttaactaataattgtaattgtaattataattataattataattatttattataaccataattatcagaattttttttaatattttatgcttagagttctattcaaaTAACAACTCTATTTTAAagttaacataattttttaattaataattgtaaattaaattataattattttaaatatgtaattatcataacttttattttacttcaacttttttattttgaaatatgaattccgtaatataatggaaaataaagagtattcttgtaagttcaaaattttttccaaacttagtgcttttatatatattcacTATAAATTATATCTATAGTTGTAGTACATATATagatagataaatatatatgtgtagaAAAAATGGGTAAGCTACATTGTAAATCATCTAACCATATTTGAGTTTCTTTTTTTGTCACataactataaaaagttacaaaatggtcacttcAATAATgtatttgtcttttttttttgtcaacaaGTTAACTAAGTAACAGAAAATGTCATGATAGTTATAAAAATTGACGTAATAACAAATTCAGTCTTCACATTCATACATTTGTGTCAAAGTTTACACAATATgtaatttgatcctaattctagaaaattatacaaaatatactCGGAGTAAACTCTAAAATGACATATTACAAAACCTTCCCATGAATCATAACaagaaaaatgttaaaacttTTGTAAGATCCAAACAGAAAACACCTTAACAATTGGTATCTAACATAACATGGGTG
The sequence above is drawn from the Gossypium hirsutum isolate 1008001.06 chromosome A05, Gossypium_hirsutum_v2.1, whole genome shotgun sequence genome and encodes:
- the LOC107895922 gene encoding non-specific lipid transfer protein GPI-anchored 30 — protein: MKQFRAYVVTILVIVANLMVVGWGQSQRQRQSSSSCLNQIAPCLNYLNGNDADVPDSCCDPLKSVIKSQPECLCGMISNKGSRQAEQVGINVTQAQELPGRCGQHVNPLVCLPGSPNSAENSAFLLFPSHSIIICMAVQILFLAKI